One Astatotilapia calliptera chromosome 1, fAstCal1.2, whole genome shotgun sequence DNA segment encodes these proteins:
- the LOC113029323 gene encoding uncharacterized protein LOC113029323, producing the protein MEEEEQEEESNGILSISCHAYQQHWSHFHPALQSAFRLRISHVPAPRPALLPVASTVDISPLWTPWNPDTSHLHIPSSPGHTHSYPSYANRSASTSTPPQNHLNESSCSWPLCTFWIKLHLQVNAEFLQITTKPLQAKFLAQLDNLTDKLMQNFQGSKGAKGQKIKDIMAISSLYDDIDIKREHTLKSLVIYFNEDPDLLFKEYLTSSTEDERLRSTAATVTVFTPSEEKGFRSQRMLELSLKVLQL; encoded by the exons atggaggaggaggagcaggaggaggagagcaatGGCA TTTTGTCCATCTCCTGCCATGCTTATCAGCAGCACTGGTCTCATTTCCACCCAGCTCTCCAGTCTGCCTTCAGACTAAGAATTTCACACGTACCTGCTCCTCGGCCTGCCCTCCTGCCCGTTGCGTCAACTGTGGATATCTCTCCCCTGTGGACCCCCTGGAATCCAGATACATCTCACCTGCATATTCCTTCATCCCCTGGACACACTCACAGCTACCCCTCCTATGCCAACCGGTCTGCATCTACAAGTACTCCTCCACAA AATCACCTAAATGAATCCAGCTGCTCTTGGCCTCTCTGTACTTTTTGGATAAAACTACACCTTCAG GTGAATGCAGAGTTCCTGCAGATCACTACAAAACCCCTGCAGGCGAAGTTCTTGGCTCAGCTGGACAATTTAACAGACAAGCTGATGCAAAATTTTCAGGGGAGCAAAGGAGCAAAGGGCCAAAAGATCAAGGATATCATGGCGATCAGTAGTTTG TATGATGACATCGACATAAAGAGGGAGCATACTCTTAAAAGCCTGGTGATCTACTTTAATGAAGATCCAGACCTACTGTTCAAGGAGTATCTG ACCTCCTCCACTGAGGATGAACGGTTGAGGTCCACTGCAGCAACTGTCACTGTATTTACACCATCAGAAGAGAAGGGATTCAGGAGCCAGAGGATGTTGGAGTTGTCATTGAAGGTACTACAGTTATGA